The window CACTCCTATTAGTTATGAGCATACGCAGAAGCTGGGAAATACTTTAAGAGAAATTGCCTCGGAGAAAGCAGGAATAATTAAAAGTTTCAAGTTTCAAGTTTCAGGTTTCAAGTTGCCGGTTGTAACCGCTCCGCAGAAAGAAGAGGCGATGAAAGTAATCAGGAATAAATGCAAAGAAACAGGAGCAAAGCTTTTGGTGGCAGATAAAAGAATATTTGAGGAAGACCCGGATTTAAAAATAAATCTGTTGGGTGAACACCAGTTAATCAATGCTAGCGTTGCCGTCGGTGTTATTGAAGCTTTACGTGGTTATGGAATTAGTATCGGGGTTAATTCAATAAGAAGCGGCCTTTTTAATACTGTTTGGCCGGGTAGGTGTGAAGTAATTTCGAAAAACCCGCAGATTGTCCTTGATGGAGCGCAGAATATTGCGTCCGCAGGCGTACTGAAAGAAACAATAAAGAAGTATTTTAATTATAATAAATTAATTTTGGTTTTAGGCATTTCGAATGATAAAGATATAAAAGGTATTTGTAGCAAGCTTAATAGCTTGGCCGATAGGGTTATTGTAACAAAAGCCAATAATCCGCGCGCGGCAATGCCTATTGATTTGGCAAAGAATTTCTCAAACAAGAAAATATTATTATCAGATAGCGTTAAAGAAGCGGTAAAATTAGCTATAACCCAGGCAAAGAATAACGATTTAATTTTAATAACAGGTTCTTTGTTTGTGGTTGGAGAGGCGAGAGAGTTATATGCTTAATCAGGGGTTAAATGATACAATTGTTGCTATTGCTACCGGCTTAGGTGAAGCCGGTATTGGGATTGTGCGATTAAGCGGTAAAGAAGCGCTTAAAATTGCAGATAGTATTTTTTATTCTAAGAATGGAAAGAAGCCGTCTACTTTTAAGGCTTACACGATGCATTACGGGTGGATTGTTAAAGGTTCTTCTAACAATATACTCGATGAGGTTATTCTTACAGTTATGCGTGCGCCGAAGTCTTTTACTAAAGAAGATGTTGTTGAGATTAATTGCCATGGGGGGATAGTAGCTCTTAGAGCGGTGTTAGATTTGGTTTTAGAAAATGGGGCTCGTCTTGCCCAACCCGGAGAATTTACCAAACGGGCTTTTATAAACGGAAGAATTGATTTGGCGCAGGCAGAGGCAGTGTTGGATATTATTCGTGCCAAAACTGATAGTGCTTTAAAGATTGGTTCCGAGCAATTAAAAGGTAATTTGTCAAAAAAGATTAATGATCTAAGAGAAGAATTATTGGATGCGCTTACGATTTTAGAAGCGGATATTGATTTTCCCGAAGAAGAAAAAAATGCAATTAATTTAAAAGAAGTTTCCGAGAAGTTAATTCTTGTCAGTACTCATCTTATAGAAATCTTGGATAATTCTCGATGTGGGAAAGTGGCGCGTGAAGGTGTCCATGTAGTTATTTGCGGAAAGCCCAATGTAGGTAAATCATCGCTATTGAACGCTTTGTTAAAACAAGAGCGTTCCATAGTTACTCCGGTTGCCGGCACAACCCGCGATACAATTGAAGAGATCATTGATATTAGAGGAATCCCGGTAAGGATTGTAGATACAGCTGGAATTTTGGAACCGCGCGATTTAATTGAAAAAAAAGCAGTAGAACGCTCCAAACAACATATTAAATTAGCGGATTTAGTAATTATCCTTTTTGACGCGAGCAAGAAATTAACCAAAGAAGACAAAGCGGTGATGGAAAAGCTAAAGAATAAGCAGGTGATAGCAGTTATTAATAAAATTGATTTAAAGCAGGTTATTGATAAGGACAAAATAAGTAAAAGATTTCATTATTGTGTTGGAATATCCGCGAAGAAGGCAAAGAATTTAAATTTATTGGAAGATGCAATTGTAGATTTGGTTTATAAAGGTAAGGTGGTAAGCCCTGAATCAGTGTTAGTAAGCAATGCAAGGCATATAACAGAGTTAAGAGCCTCTCAGAAACTTATTGCACAGGCTCTTGATTCATTGGATAATAAAATGTCTCTTGAGTTTATTGCACATGATATCAAAGAAGCAATTTTACGTTTTGATTATATTCTTGGTAAAGGTTTTCAGGAAGAGTTATTGGATAAGATATTTAATGAGTTTTGTATCGGTAAATAGTCGTTCTAATAGTATGTACCCCGCCATATTTGATTGGCGGGTATGCCGCTTCTGCGGCAAATTAGGGCGGGCTGGTGCCCAGGGAGGTTAGATAAATGGATAAAAAGAAGATTGAGAAGGCGATTAAAGATATTCTGATTGCAATTGGAGACGACCCGAAAAGAAAGGATTTAATTGATACTCCCCGGCGTGTTGCCGAGATGTATGAAGAAATATTTTCAGGGATAAAATATGATCCTGAGAAAGAGCTGGAGGTGGTTTTAGACCAAAAGCACAATGAGATTATTCTTTTAAAAGGGATTTCGCTTTACAGCATTTGCGAGCACCATTTTCTTCCTTTTATAGGAAGAGCGCATGTTGCATATATCCCGAAAAACGGAAGAGTCACAGGCTTAAGTAAATTAGCGCGTGTCGTGGATACTCTGGCACGCAGGCCACAGGTGCAGGAGAGGCTTACTACGCAAATTGCAGAAATAATAATGAGGAAGCTTAAGCCTTTAGGAGTGATGGTGGTTATTGAAGCAGAACATCTTTGTATGTCAATGCGGGGCATAAGAAAGCCTGGCGCTCTTACTATTACTTCAGCGGTCAGGGGGATTTTTAAAGAAAATGAAAAAACCCGCTCTGAAACCCTCTCGCTTATACGTGGATAATGAAAAATAATAATAAAGTCAATATTCTAATTTCGGTTATTTCAATATTATTGGTATTCTCTCTTGCCGAAATAATCATGCGTTTTGCCTGGGAGATGGGAGGATGGGTTGACCGGCCGATTTACCGCAGAAGTTTTGATCCTTATGTGCGTTACGAGTTGGTCCCGGATACAAAGTCCGGGCATATCTCCATTAATTCAGAGGGATTTCGTGGCCCTGAGTATTCTGTCGTAAAACCGAAAAACACCTTTCGTATCTTGATGTTGGGAGATTCTGAAACCTTCTCATATCTATTGCCTTATTCTGATTCTTTAGCAGCACAATTAGAGAAACTCTTAAATCAAAAAACTAAGTCTAAGCGCTACGAAGTGCTTAATTTCGGCGTAGAAGGATATAATACGCTTCAAGAGTTGGAAATGCTCAAGAACAAAGGATTGAAATTTGACCCCGATTTGATTATCTTGAATTATGTTTTAAATGATCCGGAGCCGGGTGAATTTTTCTTTGATAAGTCTTTCCTTATGCGCCATAGCGCATTGGTGCGTTGGTTTAGTTTTCGTTTTAAGAAGAATGCAATAAAAAAGGAAAGAAAGAAATTAAATATTCAGACTACTGCCGACCACTATAATTATCTGCATCAACCTAAATATTTTATACATGTTAAAAATGCAATTTTAGAGATGGCTCAGATTGCTCAAAATCGCGGGATTAAATTGGCAGTAGTGATATTCCCCGATTCAAATGTTGAGATTAAGGGTTTCAAAGAAGATTATCCGTTTTTTCCCTTGCATGCTTTAGTAAAAAACATTAAAACCGACAACATTATAACTATTGATTTGATTGAAGAGTTTAACCGGCTTAATTTAACTCCAGAGCTTGTTTCTATTAATTTTAAGGAAAACGAAAGTCATAAAAATCCCAAAGCACTTGGAGTTTCGGCCGAATATATTTATAATGTTTTAAGTTTCAAGAAGATAATTAAGCAGGAATAATAGTTATTCTATCCCAAGTAGTTGTGTAAAATCTGTGTTCAGCGGGTGACGCCGAGACGGGGCAACCCCGCCGGCGCAGTGGGCGAGCACGGTGGGGTTGTCTCGGCGGCAGGACCCGCGAACCATTTTTTCATTGCAAATTAAGATTTCCAGTAGTATGATTACTGGTATTAACTTGTAATATAAATAAGGAGTTACGTGAAAAAGATAATTTTATTAATGTTTGCTGCATTTTTGCTCTCCGGATGCGCAACCTATAAATTCCAGAAAGGCCTTCCCCCACATGATAAGGGGTATGTTGCCTCCAGGGATGGTAAGGTTATCCTTGAGTATACTGTCGGTAAGGATGATTCTGTCCCGGATTTAACAATTGCCAAGCAGCGTTTTAAAAGAAGAAGGGTAACTGTAGAAGATTATTGCAAAAAAATTGGTTCTGTTGAAAATAGATTTAAGGAGATGTTTGTTGATTATCCGGTTATGATTTTTAAATTTATTACCGGTGTTTTCCGCCTGCCTTTCATTGCCGTATCAGAATATAAATATGAACATGATCCAGAATACAGGAAGAAAATCCAGGCTATTGAAGCTAAGAAAGATGTTGAGGAACGAGCCCGTATTAAAGAAATCAGAGATAAATTGAATGCATATATTAAGGAAGATTTAGCAAAAGAGCCGCCTTTAGCGGAAAAATTACCTGAGAAGGAAGTTTCAGCTCCGGCAGTTTTATCAGAACCTAAGCCTGAGGCTATCCCTGTTAGCGTCCCTGCACCTGAGCAAGTAGCTCAAGTTCAGCCTCAACAAGAGAAGGCAAAGGAGGATATTGCACAGGAGCCAGTTGTTGTGCAAAAAGAGGGCAAGGTATCCGAGGAGATAAAAGAAGAATTACCTGTGGAGCCTCAGAAGGAAGAAATTAAGGTTGACCAGTTGAAAGAAAAATCCACAGAAATAGATTTACAGATACAAGAACAAGAATCTTTAGTTAAACAGCCGGAAGTAAAAGAACCAGTTGAGGAGTCTCTCAAAGAGGCAGTTCCTAGTAAAAAGATTTCTACACAATCGCCGCATATAGTAATCTCTGCAAAGCCGAATAAAGGATTTTCTCCGTTAAGAGTGCATTTTTATGCTAAAGCTTATTCGCCAAAGGCAAAGATTGTTTCATATGAATGGGATTTTGGCGATGGGGATACATCTAAATTGCAGAATCCTTATAATACATTTATTAGTTCTAGCTATGGGTCAAAGCTTTATACTGTAACGGTTACTGTTTATGATAATAAGGGTGGGAGCGCTACTGCAAGTACGGTTATTGAAGTAAAGAATAAATAAAATTCTCTCCAAGCGTTGATTTTCCGACGGGAACAAATCACCAAATAATAT is drawn from Candidatus Omnitrophota bacterium and contains these coding sequences:
- a CDS encoding bifunctional folylpolyglutamate synthase/dihydrofolate synthase; the encoded protein is MSFPETIKYLESFINYEKIAAYPYKESLKLERIREFLSAIGSPQKSLKAIHVAGSKGKGSTCAFISYILREAGYKVGLYTSPHLSDFRERIRILSFKSQVSGFKCFEGMISKLDLSRLVSKLKPAIEEYNKSSQYGPLSFFEVYTAVAFVYFKEKKVDFVVLETGLGGRLDATNVVDPLACAITPISYEHTQKLGNTLREIASEKAGIIKSFKFQVSGFKLPVVTAPQKEEAMKVIRNKCKETGAKLLVADKRIFEEDPDLKINLLGEHQLINASVAVGVIEALRGYGISIGVNSIRSGLFNTVWPGRCEVISKNPQIVLDGAQNIASAGVLKETIKKYFNYNKLILVLGISNDKDIKGICSKLNSLADRVIVTKANNPRAAMPIDLAKNFSNKKILLSDSVKEAVKLAITQAKNNDLILITGSLFVVGEARELYA
- the mnmE gene encoding tRNA uridine-5-carboxymethylaminomethyl(34) synthesis GTPase MnmE; its protein translation is MLNQGLNDTIVAIATGLGEAGIGIVRLSGKEALKIADSIFYSKNGKKPSTFKAYTMHYGWIVKGSSNNILDEVILTVMRAPKSFTKEDVVEINCHGGIVALRAVLDLVLENGARLAQPGEFTKRAFINGRIDLAQAEAVLDIIRAKTDSALKIGSEQLKGNLSKKINDLREELLDALTILEADIDFPEEEKNAINLKEVSEKLILVSTHLIEILDNSRCGKVAREGVHVVICGKPNVGKSSLLNALLKQERSIVTPVAGTTRDTIEEIIDIRGIPVRIVDTAGILEPRDLIEKKAVERSKQHIKLADLVIILFDASKKLTKEDKAVMEKLKNKQVIAVINKIDLKQVIDKDKISKRFHYCVGISAKKAKNLNLLEDAIVDLVYKGKVVSPESVLVSNARHITELRASQKLIAQALDSLDNKMSLEFIAHDIKEAILRFDYILGKGFQEELLDKIFNEFCIGK
- the folE gene encoding GTP cyclohydrolase I FolE — its product is MDKKKIEKAIKDILIAIGDDPKRKDLIDTPRRVAEMYEEIFSGIKYDPEKELEVVLDQKHNEIILLKGISLYSICEHHFLPFIGRAHVAYIPKNGRVTGLSKLARVVDTLARRPQVQERLTTQIAEIIMRKLKPLGVMVVIEAEHLCMSMRGIRKPGALTITSAVRGIFKENEKTRSETLSLIRG
- a CDS encoding SGNH/GDSL hydrolase family protein: MKNNNKVNILISVISILLVFSLAEIIMRFAWEMGGWVDRPIYRRSFDPYVRYELVPDTKSGHISINSEGFRGPEYSVVKPKNTFRILMLGDSETFSYLLPYSDSLAAQLEKLLNQKTKSKRYEVLNFGVEGYNTLQELEMLKNKGLKFDPDLIILNYVLNDPEPGEFFFDKSFLMRHSALVRWFSFRFKKNAIKKERKKLNIQTTADHYNYLHQPKYFIHVKNAILEMAQIAQNRGIKLAVVIFPDSNVEIKGFKEDYPFFPLHALVKNIKTDNIITIDLIEEFNRLNLTPELVSINFKENESHKNPKALGVSAEYIYNVLSFKKIIKQE
- a CDS encoding PKD domain-containing protein, with protein sequence MKKIILLMFAAFLLSGCATYKFQKGLPPHDKGYVASRDGKVILEYTVGKDDSVPDLTIAKQRFKRRRVTVEDYCKKIGSVENRFKEMFVDYPVMIFKFITGVFRLPFIAVSEYKYEHDPEYRKKIQAIEAKKDVEERARIKEIRDKLNAYIKEDLAKEPPLAEKLPEKEVSAPAVLSEPKPEAIPVSVPAPEQVAQVQPQQEKAKEDIAQEPVVVQKEGKVSEEIKEELPVEPQKEEIKVDQLKEKSTEIDLQIQEQESLVKQPEVKEPVEESLKEAVPSKKISTQSPHIVISAKPNKGFSPLRVHFYAKAYSPKAKIVSYEWDFGDGDTSKLQNPYNTFISSSYGSKLYTVTVTVYDNKGGSATASTVIEVKNK